A stretch of DNA from Salvelinus sp. IW2-2015 linkage group LG20, ASM291031v2, whole genome shotgun sequence:
cactttacaataggtcatatgatgcagcactacatcactctccttcttggtgaaatagcccttacacagtctggaggtgtgttttgggtcattgtcctgttgaaaaacaaatgctagtcccactaagcacaaaccagatgggatggcgtatcactgcagaatgctgtggtagccgtgctggttaactgtgccttgaattctaaataaatcagtgtcaccagcaaagcaccatcacaccacctcccctatgcgtcacggtgggaaccacacatgtggagagcatccattcacctactctgtgtctcacaaagatacagcggttggaaccaaaaatctcaaatttggactcaacagacaaaaggacagatttccaccttctaatgtccattgctcatgtttcttggcccaagcaagtctcttcttcttgttggtgtcctttagtagtggtttctttgcagcaattcaaccatcaaggcctgattcacgcagtctcctctgaacagttgatgttgatgtgtctatCATCAgaatccatatatattttttacctcaatttcaacatactctcctcaCCCAAtaccaatgtggtatggatctgcaaTTTTCTAtgctttagaaccggaacccccaacagaagctagccagcttagtcagttagccactgctagcggttaTCAGCTAACCTCAGCCTGGTCAACTCCTGCCAATCTGCACAGCGccattcaacccagagcatatcggactgctttttctctaccacatctccgaattcctaccgcaagctctgaaccttttcacctggatcatcgcagctagcaaGCTGCTATCCGAgaggctactcctggctaacgtctctgtctcgaagcaagcaccagttaccctggagctagcctcgtgctaggcccatctcccagctagctgaAGAGGACAATCAGCcacttcttgggctacaatacctattttgccaattggcctggaccccttttactgccgacaaggagccccgccgatccatcacgatcCTACTgacgtaatccgcccgagggggtttcaacaggctcctcggtcgcgacgtcccctgaaggcccgcctgctatccccggcccgctagctgtctgaattgccgtgtctccagctcgcctagctattcattggaccctatgatcactgttttggttagtgattgtcttatttcactgtagagcctccagccctgctcaatatgccttagctagcccttttgttccaactcccacacatgcggtgacctgatttggtttaaatggtgtctctagagacaaaacctctctcgtcactcaatgcctaggtttacctccactgtattcacatcctaccataccattgtcttaacattatgccttgaatctattcgtccgcgcccagaaacctgctccttttactctctgttccgaatgccctagacgaccagttcttatagcctttagcaggtacccttatcctacccctcctctgttcctctggtgatgtagaggttaatccaggccctgcagcgcctagctccactcccattccccaggcgcgctcatttgttgacttctgtaaccgtaaaagccttggtttcatgcatgttaacatgagaagcctcctccctaagtttttttattccctgctttagcacactgccaacccggatgtcctagccgtgtctgaatcctggcttaggaaggccaccaaaaattcggaaatttccatccccaactacaacatttcccgacaagatagaactgccaaagggggcagagtcgaaatctactgcagagttagcctgcagagttttGTCATACTGTCcatgtctgtgcccaaacaattcgagcttctacttttaaaaatccacctttccagaaacaattcTCTCACCAttgtcgcttgttatagaccaccttcagcccggagctgtgccctggacaccatatgtgaattgattgccccgcAACTATCTTCAGAACTCGTACTCTTAGGTGACCTTAACTGGGACATGTttaacaccctggccgtcctacaatctaagctagatgccctcaatctcacacaaattatcaaggaacctaccaggtacaaccccaaatccgtaaacacgagcaccctcatagatatcaccctgaccaacctgccctctaaatacacctctgctgtcttcaaccaggatctcagtgatcactgcctcattgcctgcgtacgtaatgggtctgcggtcaaacgatgACCCCTCagcactgtcaaacactccctaaaacacttcagcgagcaggcctttcctggaaggatattgacctcattccgtcagtagaggatgcctggttattctttaagtgccttcctcaccatcttaaataagcatgccccattcaaaaaatgtagaaccaggaacagatatagcccttggttcactccagacctgactgcccttgaccagcacaaaaacatcctgtggcgtactgcattagcatcgaatagcaccCGCGATATGCAaattttcagggaagttaggaactaatatatacaggcagttaggcaagcaaaggctagctttttcaaacagagatttgcatcctgtagcacaaactccaaaaagttctaggacactaagtccatggagaataattcagaatttcaataagcatttttctacggctggctatgctttccacctggctacgcctacccctgtcaacagctctgcacaccccacagcaacttgcctaaGTCTCCCCCgtttctctttcacccaaatccagataactgatgttctgaaagagctgcaaaatctggacccctacaaatcagctgggctagacaatctggaccctctctttctaaaatgatccaccacaattgttgcaacccctattacaacCTCTCTTTCAAaacgtctgagatccccaaaaattggaaagctgctgcggtcgtccccctcttcaaagggggagacactctagacccaaactgttacagacctatatctatcctaccttgccttttctaaggtcttcgaaagccaagttaacaaacagatcaccaaccgattcgaatcccaccgtaccttctccactatgcaatcgggtttccgagctggtcatgggtgcacctcagccacgctcacggTCTTGgtcagccttggtttctcaaatgactgcctggcctggttcaccaactacttctcagatggagttcagtgtgtcaaattgaagggcctgttgtccggacttctggcagtctctatgggggtgccacagggttcaattctcgtgccgactcttttctctgtatacataaatgatgtcgctcttgctgctggtgattctctgatccacctctatgcagatgacaccattctgtacacttctggcccttctttggacactgttaactaatctccagacgagcttcaatgccatacaactctccttccgtggcctccaactgctcttaaatgcaagtaaaactaaatgcatgctcttcaaccaatcgctacccgcacctgcccacccgtctagcatcactactctggacagttctgacttagaatatgtggacaactacaaatacctaggtgtctggttaggctgtaaactctccttccagactcacattaagcatctccaatccaaagttaaatctagaatcggcttcctatttcgcaacaaagcctcctttactcatgctgccaaacatacccttataaaactgactatcctaccaatccttgactttggcgatgtcatttacaaaatagcctccaacactttactcagcaaattggatgtagtctatcacagtgccatttgttttgtcaccaaagccccatatactacccaccactgcgacctgtatgctcttgttggctgaccctcgcttcatattcgtcaccaaacccactggctccaggtcatctataagtctttgctaggtaaagccccaccttatctcagctcactggtcaccatagcagcactcgcccgcagcacgcgctccagcaagtatatttcactggtcatccccaaagccaacacctcctttggccgcttttccttccagctctctgctgccaatgactggaacgaactgcaaacatcactgaagctggagacttatctccctcactaactttaagcaccagctgtcagagcagctcacatatcattgcacctgtacatagcccatctgtaaatagcccatccaactacctcatccccatattgttatatatattttttttctcctttgcaccccagtatctctacttgcacattcatcttctgcacatcgatcactccagtgtttaattgctaaattgtaattacttcaccactacggcctatttattgccttacctcatttgcacacactgtatatatttctcttgtttattgactgtacgtttgtttattccatgtggaactctgttttgttgtttgtgtcacactgctttgctttatcttggccaggtcgcagttctcaactggcctacctggttaaatataggtgaaatttcaaaaaaaataacttgaactctgaagcatttatttgggctgcaatttctgaggctggtaactctaaagtaatgatggactgtcgtttctttgcttatttgagctgttcttgccataatatggatttggtcttttaccaaatagggctatcttctgtataccacccctaccttgttaacaactgattggctcaaacgcagtaagaaggaaagaaattccacaaattaacttttaacaaggcacacctgttaattgaaatgcattccaggtgactacctcatgaagctgtttgagagaatgccaagagtgtgcaaagctgtcaaggcaaagggtgactactttgaagaatctcaactataaaatacattttgttttgttgaacactttttttggttactacatgattccatgtattagttcatagttttgatgtcttcattattattttacaatgtagaaaatagtgaaaataaatcaaaccctttgagtgagtaggtgtttccaaacttttcactggtactgtatatgaccaGCCCCTGGTAGGTGGTGATTTGGCTACTGCTTACTgcaggggggttgtgtgtgtgtgtgtgtgtgtgtgtgtgtgtgtgtgtgtgtgtgtgtgtgtggtgtgtgtgtgtgtgtgtgtgtgtgtgtgtgtgtgtgtgtgtgtgtgtgtgtgtgtgtgtgtgtgtgtgtgtgtgtgtgtgtgtgtgtgtgtgtgtgtgcacagcccCATGAGGACGGGCCTCTGTACCATCCCACAGTGACGACCTTAGCCTGGGCTCCCACACATTGCTGGACTTCTACAGGCCCATCAGCGCCGAGGAGGTAAGCTTCCCAACACAGCACTGTGTCTGCTCTCATTTATAAATATGTGAATAGATGCTAACATGTAGTAATAATTCATCTATGGAGCACATTTCACACGCGCAATATACAGATGCAATGCATTCGGAGAGTATatggaccccttgacttttccacattttgttacgttacagccttctaaaatggattaattttattttcaactctatgaaaagccaactgaaaattattcatgattattatttgaccatgcttgtcacttatgaatattttgaacatcttggcatagttctgttataatctccacccggcacagccagaagaggactggccacccctcatagcctggttcctctctaggtttcttcctaggttttggcctttctagggagtttttcctagccaccgtgcttctacacctgcattgcttgctgtttggggttttagctgggtttctgtacagcacttcgagatattagctgatgtacgaagggctatataaaataaacttgatttgattaaattaaaataatcagctcaggtgcatcctgtttccattggtcattcttgagatgtttttttaagaataaattgtcaaccctgttactcaaTAGACACTTACTATAGTTTATTTAACCTCTTAAAATGGGAACttgtttttatgaagttgaacatgtgctcttttttGACAATGTTATGAGgtgatttattattataattatttaccAAGTTACACTTTTCAAAAGACACAGAATTGGTGGAACTAGCTTACTAACGTCTTGTCACTCACTTCATCCCCAGCTGGATGAGGTGCCACAGACTGAGGAGAGCCGCTACCTCCTGTCTCTGCTGGTGCGGCCGCGGAGCCTCCTCATCCTCCAGGACGACATGTACCAGCGCCTCCTCCACGGCATCCAGGGGACACACCACGACTCCCTCACTGAAAGGGTGGCCAACCTGCTCGCTGCTGGTGTCCTGCCAGGTGCCACATTAACCCGAGGCACCAGGGTGTCCCTCACCGTGCGTCACGTGCCCATAGTCATGAGGGCCAATCTGCTCCTGGGCAGGAAATGACAAGAGGAAGTGACATTTGAGGGCTTGGGAAAAAATTGACACCATGATACAGACTGACTTGATTATGTCATTCACTGTCTCGATCCtctataaaatgtattaattataaTGCCAAGGAAAAGTTTAAATGGGATCCTTGGGATGTTCCAACTCTTGACGTCATCCTGTTGAAGTTGAAATTTCAAACGGGTACGGTTGTTGCAGTGgacatattaccgccacaccggcagtcatttGTCATGGCTGCAGTAAAGTTCCACATGACAACGGTCACGGTAATCTTCTCTGTGATCTGGACATCCGTTGGTAGAAGGGCCTAAAATGTGTAATTCACTAGCCACGTTGGCAGGTGGTAATactcagggctctacagtgcgagcatttcataaaaatagtcaAGTATGGGCACAAGTGCCAGTTGTGATTTATAGCAAAATAAATGCCATTTTGTTTAATATCTGGTAATGCACAAAGAAATCTGAATCCTAACGTTATAGCTATCCCACCTCGCACAGCAATGCTGCCTGTCTAGGGGGCTATGAGCACCATGTGTGAAGTGCTAAAAGGTTTGTTTTTAGAAGCAATGCGCACAGGaataaaagttggtctaatttactcaaTTCGACTAAAATGAGACTGTCCCCATTTTTCTTGGCTAttgacattgttttgttcacaaactAGGTTATTTTTAATGTTGAGTTTGCTTCCTCTGCTAGCAAAAACAGACATTGTTGGACTCTACTAGTGAGATTCTCACAGGCACACATGACTTGAGTGGCCCTGTTACCAAGGTAACCTTAAATGGGCAGCAGAattttttttctgttattttggtTCAAAGGTCACAGAATATTAACTCAGTCAATATACAAcattcttactagtaatacatttgttttagaaacattactaaGCATGCTCATGGTTTTTTCGTGTGTAATTATGCAAAgctttattttgtctggtaaaaaatctgaatggctagtagatttaaaaaaaataataataattatacctgccacagtggctggtatACAGAAAAGTTAGTTTTAGGCATTGGTTGGTAGTACCCAAATTGCTaccaatggcctggtactcagggctctattgtccttctaaccactctgacatcaatgcaaatgcaatcgaaaatcaTAAACACTTATCTTCAAAACAGTATTGTGCTTTTAAaacacctcactgtgatgatcaatttgaagaaagaagttcaacaacaggttggaactgagtggaaaacatagGCTCTGAAACAACGACCAAAACAATGAAATGGACagcactttctaaggtgatgattaattcaaaacatccATGCACATATTAGAGCTTACACATATGCGAGgctaaaaaagttttaaaaactaatttaaatgattgtgccgttatacaatatatagcctaccgcatattatgcacggcagaaaaaaataaaacaaaactgatttcagatgtaattggtctagcctacactccaaaattaaacaaattctagtaattgccttttgagtgtggactgtattattatgcatactggatggactggttgcCTTGTGCTACGCTCCAAACGTTGTCTACGAATCTGGAAGAGAACGTAtaggcctaggcgatgctgttggttcattgattgtgcagggcggcaGATTttacttggtttcccaaattaagcaatGGGttgctgcaggaacagggttggagagcccatggcatacagagtttgggcggaatatcacctgtcacactgcgagtgcatgctcttcaagcaGTGATTGATGCGTGGAGTGAAGTAAGTGTTCCTATAAGCCCAGACATTTCTATATGCAACCCCGTGTGAAAGCAACGTTTTTGTGGTTGCCACTAAAAAGAGGATCCCTgctgctactatatttatttcttagctgctcatattaagcacatgctcTGCTATAAAACTGAAGTAGCATACCCAGCGTCATTGGGGATAAAAAATTAACCGGCGGGAAAGTGGCCGCCATTCACTATTGGAGTACAAACGGATGACGTCTtctttcccctgcccctgttcttGCCCATTTCATAACGGGCCCTTCTTAAATCAAAACTAGTTTTGCACAttaaagattaaattgagaaaaGTATGattggtgaaaatatgatcacttgatgagagaacagctgtgcagccaaaggcaaggaacagagcgcaagctttttttGAGACTTTCTCATCAGTAGCCtgtagttgcatcatgcagctcGTATATTTTTGATTTCTTGGACATTTTTAAGGGTAGTATCATTCACAATTGTTGCCAAATTACTCAATCTAGTGAATATGAACTGTTTCAtatgatcacttttacgctcaacatagccacttcataatCGCACTCGCttcggaatgggaaaaatatcctttctattttattcaacttattccacatttgttgtttaacctttgagtcaatactttgaagcacctttggcagcgattacagctgtgagtctctctggTTAAGTATCTaatagctttccacacctggattgtgcaacatttgtccattattcttttagctctgtcaaattggttgttgatcattgatagacaaccattttcaggccatgccatagattttcaagtagatttaagtcagaactataactcggccactcaggaacatttattgtcttcttggtaagcaactccagtgtagatttggccttgtgtattagattattgtcctgctgaaatgtgaattaatctcccagtgtctgttgggaagcagactgaaccaggttttcctgtaggattttgtctgtgcttagctccattacgtttctttttttatcctgaaaaactcccccgcTCTTAAcgattataagcatacccataacataatgcagccactactatgcttgaaaatatggagagtggtactcggtaatgtgttgtattggatttacaccaaatataacacttttatattcaggacaaaaagtgaattgctttggcaatttttttttgcagtattactttagtgccttgttgcaaacaggattcatgttttggaatgtttttattctgtacaggcttcccttTCACTCTGTTAatgaggttagtattgtggagtaactacaatgttgttgatccatcctcagttttctcctatcacagccattaaaccggTGAACCTGgcaactaccataccccgttcaaaggcacttaaatattttgtcttgcccattcaccctctgaatggcacatatacgcaatccatgtctcaattgtcttaaaatcttCTTTTAACCTGTCtgccccccttcatctacactgaataaggtggatttaacaagtgacatcaataagggatcatagctttcacctggattcaccttgcagtctatgtcatggaaagagcagatgttcttggtattttgtatactcagtgtatatactgtaaatcagggttccccaactaccGGCCCGCGGGTAGTTATTTGGCCCCTCAAGTTTCTgttgaattttcattgttggacataaactgtaaaaacaccagtaaattggctccaagtgattttaatttgggaaatctgtctactaaaatgtaaatgtaaaatgcatttCCACACaaaatagagagacacgtgatcatatacaaatgtaagcaaggtttgaaattattatgttttagtcaaatattatatctgtttgggctttttGCAGTctccaaattatttgtaattatgttccggccccccgaccatccgctcaagaagaaatcagccagtggatgaatctagttgatgatccctgctgtaaatCATTGGTTTGTACCTGTGTTTGGTCCGGGTCTGGAAGTCGTGCTGGTACCAGGACTGGAAACCTGGGGTGGGTGCTGGTTCTAGTGCTGGGACTGGATCTGTAGACAGGAGGAAGGGCAACCTGAGGAGCAAGCAGAGACACACAAGGAAGCCCTAGACCCAGTGGTCAACGGTGGCACTCCCCTGTGGTCTGCTTGCTTCAGGTGAAGATTAGAATTCTGGTCCATCCTCTGTACCTCGTCTGGTGTCTGGGACTGGTTCCAGTACTGGGTATGGTGCTGGAACTGGGACAACCT
This window harbors:
- the alkbh6 gene encoding LOW QUALITY PROTEIN: alpha-ketoglutarate-dependent dioxygenase alkB homolog 6 (The sequence of the model RefSeq protein was modified relative to this genomic sequence to represent the inferred CDS: inserted 1 base in 1 codon), with protein sequence MEHPCSSFEDLERYVVKDAPPTVYYIPDFITEDEESQLLQQVYKAPKTKWTQLSNRRLQNWGGLPRPKGMLGEKLPDWLLKYCERISALGAFAGKTANHVLVNEYKPGEGIMPHEDGPLYHPTVTTXSLGSHTLLDFYRPISAEELDEVPQTEESRYLLSLLVRPRSLLILQDDMYQRLLHGIQGTHHDSLTERVANLLAAGVLPGATLTRGTRVSLTVRHVPIVMRANLLLGRK